One part of the Macaca mulatta isolate MMU2019108-1 chromosome 6, T2T-MMU8v2.0, whole genome shotgun sequence genome encodes these proteins:
- the SKP1 gene encoding S-phase kinase-associated protein 1 isoform X1, with translation MPSIKLQSSDGEIFEVDVEIAKQSVTIKTMLEDLGMDDEGDDDPVPLPNVNAAILKKVIQWCTHHKDDPPPPEDDENKEKRTDDIPVWDQEFLKVDQGTLFELILAANYLDIKGLLDVTCKTVANMIKGKTPEEIRKTFNIKNDFTEEEEAQVRKENQWCEEK, from the exons ATGCCTTCAATTAAGTTGCAGAGTTCTGATGGAGAGATATTTGAAGTTGATGTGGAAATTGCCAAACAATCTGTGACTATTAAGACCATGTTGGAAG ATTTGGGAATGGATGATGAAGGAGATGATGACCCAGTTCCTCTACCAAATGTGAATGCAGCAATATTAAAAAAG gtCATTCAGTGGTGCACCCACCACAAGGATGACCCTCCTCCTCCTGAAGAtgatgagaacaaagaaaagcgAACAGACGATATCCCTGTTTGGGACCAAGAATTCCTGAAAGTTGACCAAGGAACACTTTTTGAACTCATTCTG GCTGCAAACTACTTAGACATCAAAGGTTTGCTTGATGTTACATGCAAGACTGTTGCCAATATGATCAAGGGGAAGACTCCTGAGGAGATTCGCAAGACCTTCAATATCAAAAATGACTTTACTGAAGAGGAGGAAGCCCAG GTACGCAAAGAGAACCAGTGGTGTGAAGAGAAGTGA